In the Aptenodytes patagonicus chromosome 5, bAptPat1.pri.cur, whole genome shotgun sequence genome, atttcaaagaagCCACAAACGTGAAGTTTTTGGAATATGCGACAAACAGCCCTTAGACAGACTAAATTTCAGTGAAAGTCAATCTTGTATTGATGACTTTAAATATACTCAAAAGCACAAATTGTACACAGCTGCCTGCCCTAGAGTATACATTTGAGCAATCATGTTGGTTCCTAATGCTGCAACCGAGTGAAGCATAGCACACAAGATTATCATGAAGTCAGAAAAGATGTGTTTTAGTTTGGGGAATGCTTTGTTAAAATTGATTTCATTACAACTGATTACtataaatatttaggaaaatacGTAATATAAACCTGGAAGGAAAAACTGTTAGCAAAATAGAAGTTTAAGAATAATTATATCCCTTTGCTGTTTCTGGACAACATGACATTATTAGCACCAAAAATGTCATAAAGACCtcatttatgtttttttaattgccattaGCAATTTTCTCACCACAATCAAACAAACAGGTTCATTCATCTAGTATCCAAACTGGCCTTCTGTATATTCGGGGGGTTTGTAAACatgccagaaaaatatttctttcagaaagttaAAACTTGTATTAGAAAACTAAAAAACTAGCAGTAGgattattaaatacatttaatttctttacacAATATCTGACCATCAAGACTAAGTAACCCTTTACATCTTCAAGAAAAAGGTCTTTTAACACTGACTTAggtatttatttagttatttgaTGCAGTACGCTTCTTTTACATACCTAAaaaaactttctcttttccaaTGGAATAGGTGCCACAGACAACTAGAGTACGCGGGTTTAAAGTCACTGTCTCAAAGGCAGTATTGACAGCAAACTGGATAACCTCTTGTTGAGAAGGAAAAGTGTATTCAGGACTACAGTATCTGCGGCAAGGAAACAAGATACACCACTTTGTTACACAAGATAGAAGACATCTGAATTTACCAAGAAGGCCCTCAAAACTGCATGCATACAATAACAAAGTAATGAAAAAGATCTCATCCTTCTATATAATTTCAGTCTCCTTGCAATCTATTTATTAGAAACCACTGAGGTGCCCAGATAAAACTGTTGCAATAAAATTTACATTGAGTACATATCAGTCTTTTCTCTACAACTATTCACTTGTCTGACACCGACACTCAATtctgcagtttttttcctctataaATACCAAGTGCTCTTTCAAGCTAGATATTTGTACCACATACTAATTACATCCTTATGTCTATTTTTTGTCATGCACACAAACCATAACATAAGGCATTATTCGTTCACAGAAACATatggaacagaaataaaagactgCAGCTGGGCATTACTCATcatacacagaaaaacaattttatataCATGAGTCAGAGAAAGGTCTAATGAAAACCTGGACAACTGATTTAACCACTTGGCATTCTTTCACTCTTTGAATTCCCCCACACCCCTTTTCATAACAGAGGTGAATCCACATAAAACTAACGTTCCATGAACCTCTTGTTTTAGAGCCAAACACTCAATGTATGAATTTTGACACCCAGAATTTAATAACACTTATAAATAATAAGGCCATCTCAGCAAATACTTTAGCATCTTTTCCACTACCCACTTTCATTCTTTCATGGAACAGCATAACAGATGAACAAGCTAGACATACATGGACTTTCAATAAATATCCAATTTTATTCAACACTAAATAGAGGTAACGAGTGTTAAAACAGTAATGTCATTTATACTTACATTTATTTGGTTCATATAAAGTCTACTAAACTGAAAAGAGggttatattgaaaaaaaaaaaaaattaaacacaacttACGTGGTATCAAGGTAAAGGGTGTGGACTTGTTGACCAATCAAAGCAGGGTAGCGCTCCATAGAAGGATCTGCCCTGAAGTCTCCTGTGTGCAGAATAACATTTCCACTAGGTAGACAGAAAAGGATCATTGTTGCACCTGGacaactgaaacaaacaaaaaaccccatacaaaTTATGCTAGAACTCTATACTGATAAACTGCCTTAGGAGATACAACACTCTTCAGTAGCAGGAAGGTGtgcagaacagcattttaaatcaCAGTGACTATGCAGCCTAATTTAGCTAGAAATTCCTGATTTCTAAAGGAACTCTAAAGCTAACCTTATGGCCACAGACAAACTAGACTTGAGTTCTCAGTCAAGATGGAGggaataaaaaaaccacaccaacagTAAAGTAATCAAGCATTAACTGCCTTTTTGGGATGCTCTGTCTCCTTCTAGGTACAACAAAAATGCTGCCTCAGTTGCAATCTGAGGTTCTATTACTTGATTTAAAGGGGAAACAGCACACCAAAGAGAAGCAGCATTCTTATTCAGGAGCAACAGAATTGTACTATTGCAGATGCATCTTTATTCCTGCAGGACTTACTGaagcatttccttttaaattctaTTTGCAGATTTTAAACATTATCCTTCATCCAGAATTCCCTGGTTATAAATATAATTCTCTTATTGGCCACAGTGAACCCATTGCACCTTCTGCAATTCCTCGCCAAAGCTGTCTGAAGGGCAAGTGCTCACACTGGAAAACCAGAGTGGGACTATTTCAGACATGAATCATCTGTAAAGGATAAATGAAatctcaaaaaaggaaaaactggcATGAATCAGACAGAATTGGTGAACCCTCCAAAAAGTTGAACTTTGTACCTAAGGTTTATATGCCTTTTAAATTGAAGCAGGGGATCAGAGagacaaacaggaaaaatgaGAAGTGTCCAAATTACATAAGCAACAAGGCTTCCTTCATTCCCAGAAAGGGTTCTCAAAGGATTTCATGGAATCTTAACTCTCCGACTATAAACAAATCCTAAGATAAGTAATACTCAAACCAGCTGTgacacagtgctgtgtttcaaTACATACTTCAGGGAAAGGACTTTTCCTCTAGCCCATGGCCAAAAAAGGTACCAAGAGGCAGAACAGCAAGAGCACAGGGCTGGAAGTCAGGTGCTACTGAACTTTAAATCCATCATTACCACACAGTGCCAGTGTAATGCTGGACAAAAATCTCACCCTTTATCACCGAATCCAGTAGAAGTCTTGTTGCACATTTCAAGAGGCTTTTCTTTAAAGTTTAACTTTCAAAATGTGGGCTAGGTTTTGTCTCTCTTGGGATCCAAAGTACCACatttttctttagctgaagaTTTCACTATCTTCAGTTGAAGCTACAGAAACCTAACATATCTGATAATCAAATCTATGATGTTCCCAACTACCAAAAACTAAAGTGTCCAGACCACTATAAAAATCATTCAACCTCTCAACAGGCTTAAAAATTATGGAGCTATGTGTGGTAAACAATGTATACTCATTACAACCCAATAAAATAAAGTTAAGCTAAAATTATCAAAAAAgcctgtttcattttcaaaaataattcaccTATTTCAAAAGCTAGCTACTTGCAAGAAATTTAGGCTCCTACATGCCTAATTcacttctgaagtgaaaatgCATGTTACTAAGCCAACCCAGGAATGTGAACTATTTTCACCCTCATTTTTTCAGATCCACCAAAACCTAAAAGTCATGAAAACATAAACTGTATCTTTACAGCTATTTATCTTTTTCTATACATACAAATATTCCACAACAAATGCAATGATACATACTGATTGGCATCGAGCAACAACACTTTGATCCCATTCACTATACATTCTGTGTCCATTGGCAGCACATGGATGTACTGCTCTTTGACTCCAAGTTTGCTCTTCACCAGGTTGCCAGTTATCTGTAACAGGGAAAGGATTTAATATGGAATAGGAACAAAATCTAAAAAAAGcctttgtttattttagaaacaaaggCTCTCAAAGCCAGACTGTCTGGCTTAGAGAGAAACTATGAGAAACTATGAGATCCTGCGTATAATCAAGCCTTTCAGTAGCATTTCACCTctcaaaaagcaaactgaaaaaaatctgtcttaaaaaagcaaacttttaaaaGCCTGCCAACAGGTTAGGGATTGGAATCAGAGAGGAGGCAAACAAGGAGGAATAACATCTGTTACAGATTGCCAAGTCAAGAAGAGGAGGTGGGCAAAGCCTTCTTTAAACAACTGAAGAAACTTCCAGGTCACAGGCCCTCGATCTTATCATGGGAGACTGCAGTCACCCCAACACCTATTGGAAGGGCAACACGGGACACAAGCATTCTAGGAGACTTCCAGAGtaaatcagaaacagatttttgatGCAGGTTCTGGATGGGTTGATTACGCAAGATGCCCTACTGCGTTATGAGTAAAGAAAAGTTGGTTGGACATATAATAGCTAATGGCAATATTGGCCATTCAGCAGCCTGAAGCACAGGACACACAGGACCAGGCTAAAACAACTCCATTTACTGAACGTCGAGAAGAGACGGCTTAAGTGGAATCTAATTTCAGACTTGCATCACTTGAATAGAGTTatagagaagatgaagccagatTCTTCTCCATGATGCACACAAAAAGAACAAGCTACAGTCTCAAGTTGCAAAAAGGGACACTTCAAttgtatattaggaaaaaaattcagagtgagtaagcactgcaacaggttgcaAGCAGACGTAGTGGAATCTGTCCTATTTTCAAAATTTGACCGACAAAGGTTCTCTGCAGTCTGATCTAACTTCGAAGTTAGACCCACATTGCGCAGGAGATCAGACTATATGACCTCCACAAATCCTTTTAAACCTGAACTTTTTCATGGTATCTAGACAGGGAAGTTTCACTAATCTTCTTCATAAGTCAAATCAGGGTAAGAATTTCTTGCAAAGGAAACCCAGATTCCCCTACACATATCCACTGCGCCTAACTGACCCAACAATGGAACCTCTGATCTTCTATTTACTTTCATCAGTAGAAAAGTGGTTATAGTTGCATATGGATTTGATAATACCTAGTAATCGTGGAAAACCTTACCTTATTACAGTAGATTGGAAACATAAAGTTTTTTGTTAGCCCACAATAGTGATCAGAGTGAAAATGAGTAAGGAAATAAGCTGTGCAGCCTTCAATTTCTCCATACTGGAAGGCATCAACTGTAAAACCAGTTTCTacagcaaaaagagaagagaagccaGTCAGTAAACATGCATAGTTCAGAAGTAGTTTTTGATTAGatgttccttttgttcttttttctttctttcaaattaaaaggtAATACAGTTACACTGCATACAGTTGAAGGAAACATTTAAAGATGAGCATGGTTTGTGTGAGTCAACAGTCACAAAAAAGATTTtcacttattaaaataaaaatttaacaaaGTGTCCACACACCAATACTTTCACAGGCCTCCCAAATATCTGTTGCTCCGCTGCCATCCTATACAGATGGCAACTGGTTAAGCAAATCAAACACATTTATCTGCATTCAGCTGGTATTTTTGAAAGTTCACGTAGATTAAAATCTAATACCAATGccttaacacaaaataaaacaggtaACTACAGCTTAACAAAACGCATTTTGCGATtaaactgcaatttttcaatTATTCTATATTTAATATTCCTCTTAAAACATGCTACTGTATCATTATCAAGCAAGCAATCTGGGGTCTTCCAATATATCTGCTGAGATGAAACGTGACTGATTTGCCATGGCATGCTTTCAGCGATGTGCTGTTTGTATAAAGATGTTGCATAAAGACCGCTGTATAGAAGATAGCCCTTTTCCctgcaaatgtaatttttttaaaatgcaaacatacTGACAAATGGTCCTTTCACATTGGCTTATACTTTCTTAAAACCACCAAATAGCGCACAGAACTAATTCATCTGGTGGcactcaaatatttttcattttatgttacGCAAATTTCCCAGATCTTCTAGGAGAACTAGAAATAGATCTACTTATTTGAGGCCAGAACTTCAAGTATTTGCAACTCCAAAAAAACATAGCAGTCTGCTAATTAAAAATCACCAACCAAAAAATCCCCAAGTGTTTGAGAGGTACCAGACTCAAAACTTCAGGGAGGCTGCATTATACTAGGCCATGGGGATAAATACATATCATTagcaacagagaaaatacagTCAAATATACTTCAAATGTAGTAACAAAATTCAGAACAAAGATAATATAGATAATAACAAAGCAACTTTAAAATTGCATTGTAGGCATAGGAGTCTGCTCTTCAAATTTATTGTATATGGAAAATTCTCTAAGCCCATGGAACCCAGGATACTGATATAACCCCACAAAGACTTACAGGTCAGCCTTCAAGCAGGAGCTCGGCACTTGGGATCACTAATATATTTCTATTTGGCTTCCTCAGATATCTACCTAAGACTAAGACAGTCCTTTAGTGGTAAACAGAACTGTGAGGATTTGAAGCTTTTAAAGCCACTGATCCATCATCCTATATTTTATGTAATTGCTTGAGGAGATTCTGAGAAATTCTTGGCTGTTTCCTTAGCTAAATTCTTCTGCTTGGTTTTCACTTCTTTGTTTTCACAGTTGTAGTACTTCATATTTCCAATACTCatgaatttcaaatacaaaattaaacTCAATTTTTTTAACTTAGTGTAAGGAAGTAATTGCTATTGACAGCCCTATTTTCAGGCACAATTGAAGCAATGTAAAAGATTAAATTCAGGAATTAGGAGTGAATATTAACAAGGGATATATTCAAAATCATTTAAGAAAGTAGATCCATCTTTCAATACTGCTTATGTTTTTTACTCTGTGAAAAATGTGCAGAAGTCAGtccttgaaataattttcccGAGATAACGATTTCACTGTACTTCATTGATGAAGCCATTGCTGACTCTGGTTCTGCAATCACCTTCTTCTGGAGATCTGCACCTACACAAGATTTTATCAACttagatggaggaaaaaaaattcattatgaGCTGCAGTCTAAATGGTTATGAAGAGTGGAGAATACTGAAGCctacaattaggaaaaaaaatgcaacactCAAGCCAAAATTAGTTAACCTCTACAAAAAGCAAAAGTTATCTCTCACCTGGTATTTTCTTGTAGAAAGGgcagtgtttttttcttgttccttcacCTGTAGTAGGtaattctttaaatttttttctccaccTTCGTTGGCCACCAGAACTTACATCTGCCAAGGCTCCATTTTTACTTGAACTTTCTATAACTGCTTCTACATCTTCCACAGAcccttcagctttcctttttagCTGTCTGGCCCTCTTTCCATTGGGAGTTACTGAACTTGATATCTGCTTTCCTTCACTCAAACGAGTCTCTCCTTTGCTCTCCTCTTTTACTTTGGGTTTTAACCCAAAGAAAACACCAATGTCCATTTGTTTGAGTTCTTTGGCAGAACTGGATTTGGCATTCATACTTGCTAAAGAAAGAGATGACGCTGTTTTAGAGATGGGGCTGGGAAAGCACACAGCAGCTGTATTatgatttccttctttcttcactACTGACTGCAAACTCTGCTGGCAAGCTGTTTTTTCAATTGCATTGGCAGTCATTTTTTCTGTGTTAGTTAAAATGTTACTTGGGTCCCTCAAAATGTTACTTTTCTGTGTCAGAAGAGACCCAGCACCTTCTCTGACTAGCAGTGATGACGTCTCAGTAAAACTCATGTATGCAGAATCCCAAGCACAAGCACCAGTATCTTCTGACTCTGTGTTACCTGCTTTAGCAGCAGAGGAAATCAATTCTGGCTGTTCAACCTCCTcgcaattaaaaggaaaagaggatCCGCTGGCTAGcgcctcttgctgatgctgattaTCTACACATGCTGAATTACAGAACTTGCTGTTCATGTGACTCTGAGAAACAGTTTTTACACTATGATCCAGATGGTTCAATGTATTTACTTCCtcacagtggggttttttaattatgaaatttCCCATTTTGATATGCTCATACTGAGGCTTCTGCTGTAAGAAAACTCCATCACATGTGGTAAACACCACAGAATTAGATTCTTCACCTTCAAAGTTCTGGACTTcgaataatttattttgtgatattttcactttcttctcctcttcctcagtttcctcctcactttcctcAAAAGTACTCAGAGGAGAATAAGAAATTTCACAGTCACTGAAGTCAGCTTTTGACTGTAGTAGACTTGGCTGACTTGTATCTTTCTGACTACACAGATCTTCTCCTGTTCCACTTTCTTGAGAGGATGCAAAGTCATAAAATTCAAATTTACAACTGTTATCTATGGTCTGTGTAAGCTGACATGTCTGTTGAAGCTTTTGAACATCTGCAAAAGAGGAAGTACTTTCACTGATTATATTTATAGACTTCATTTGCGGTGAACTCGGTACCATCAACGTACAGTCATCATTTGGgacattttttacattattagATGGTTTCTCGTTCTGTGAAGTTTCCTCTGCGTGACTTGGGGAACAGCTGGGCTTTGCAGCAGTAGAATATGTCACCTTCCTCTCCAAAGCGTTTGCTGAAGAATTTACAAGATAATCTCCTGCCCTGCTTGCTGCAAGTAGAAAATGGCTATAGCGCTTGTAGTGGGATGGAATGGTGGAAGTGCACAGTAAACCATCAGGACACTCTATGAACACAGTTAAACAGAAGCAACGTCAATATATTTGCAAATATGGTTggcatatattttcaaaataaa is a window encoding:
- the DCLRE1A gene encoding DNA cross-link repair 1A protein isoform X1; the protein is MSEDALFEEDIWEYKSIRKQKHQSNSESISIPVQKVSDGKCRPKRKRNRSKKISVEKTDTLQKTEQRSRPNQDVDQCKDDSSVHSQESVSSLTEQSSQNTKPVHDGYCPSCQMPFSLLLVQTPRWHVAECLDTPGSIGKECPDGLLCTSTIPSHYKRYSHFLLAASRAGDYLVNSSANALERKVTYSTAAKPSCSPSHAEETSQNEKPSNNVKNVPNDDCTLMVPSSPQMKSINIISESTSSFADVQKLQQTCQLTQTIDNSCKFEFYDFASSQESGTGEDLCSQKDTSQPSLLQSKADFSDCEISYSPLSTFEESEEETEEEEKKVKISQNKLFEVQNFEGEESNSVVFTTCDGVFLQQKPQYEHIKMGNFIIKKPHCEEVNTLNHLDHSVKTVSQSHMNSKFCNSACVDNQHQQEALASGSSFPFNCEEVEQPELISSAAKAGNTESEDTGACAWDSAYMSFTETSSLLVREGAGSLLTQKSNILRDPSNILTNTEKMTANAIEKTACQQSLQSVVKKEGNHNTAAVCFPSPISKTASSLSLASMNAKSSSAKELKQMDIGVFFGLKPKVKEESKGETRLSEGKQISSSVTPNGKRARQLKRKAEGSVEDVEAVIESSSKNGALADVSSGGQRRWRKKFKELPTTGEGTRKKHCPFYKKIPETGFTVDAFQYGEIEGCTAYFLTHFHSDHYCGLTKNFMFPIYCNKITGNLVKSKLGVKEQYIHVLPMDTECIVNGIKVLLLDANHCPGATMILFCLPSGNVILHTGDFRADPSMERYPALIGQQVHTLYLDTTYCSPEYTFPSQQEVIQFAVNTAFETVTLNPRTLVVCGTYSIGKEKVFLAIAEVLGSKASVSRDKYKTLQCLESAAVNSLISVDWDGTLLHVLPMMQINFKGLQDHLNKFSENFDQVLAFKPTGWTYSDSCLSLVDIKPQTRGRITIYGIPYSEHSSYLEMKRFVQWLKPQKIIPTVNVGDWRARSLMEKHFRDWMIEGSRHKQI
- the DCLRE1A gene encoding DNA cross-link repair 1A protein isoform X3; the encoded protein is MSEDALFEEDIWEYKSIRKQKHQSNSESISIPVQKVSDGKCRPKRKRNRSKKISVEKTDTLQKTEQRSRPNQDVDQCKDDSSVHSQESVSSLTEQSSQNTKPVHDGYCPSCQMPFSLLLVQTPRWHVAECLDTPGSIGKECPDGLLCTSTIPSHYKRYSHFLLAASRAGDYLVNSSANALERKVTYSTAAKPSCSPSHAEETSQNEKPSNNVKNVPNDDCTLMVPSSPQMKSINIISESTSSFADVQKLQQTCQLTQTIDNSCKFEFYDFASSQESGTGEDLCSQKDTSQPSLLQSKADFSDCEISYSPLSTFEESEEETEEEEKKVKISQNKLFEVQNFEGEESNSVVFTTCDGVFLQQKPQYEHIKMGNFIIKKPHCEEVNTLNHLDHSVKTVSQSHMNSKFCNSACVDNQHQQEALASGSSFPFNCEEVEQPELISSAAKAGNTESEDTGACAWDSAYMSFTETSSLLVREGAGSLLTQKSNILRDPSNILTNTEKMTANAIEKTACQQSLQSVVKKEGNHNTAAVCFPSPISKTASSLSLASMNAKSSSAKELKQMDIGVFFGLKPKVKEESKGETRLSEGKQISSSVTPNGKRARQLKRKAEGSVEDVEAVIESSSKNGALADVSSGGQRRWRKKFKELPTTGEGTRKKHCPFYKKIPETGFTVDAFQYGEIEGCTAYFLTHFHSDHYCGLTKNFMFPIYCNKITGNLVKSKLGVKEQYIHVLPMDTECIVNGIKVLLLDANHCPGATMILFCLPSGNVILHTGDFRADPSMERYPALIGQQVHTLYLDTTYCSPEYTFPSQQEVIQFAVNTAFETVTLNPRTLVVCGTYSIGKEKVFLAIAEVLGSKASVSRDKYKTLQCLESAAVNSLISVDWDGTLLHVLPMMQINFKGLQDHLNKFSENFDQVLAFKPTGWTYSDSCLSLVDIKPQTRGRITIYGIRVGFLTVNTAVTWK
- the DCLRE1A gene encoding DNA cross-link repair 1A protein isoform X2, which encodes MSEDALFEEDIWEYKSIRKQKHQSNSESISIPVQKVSDGKCRPKRKRNRSKKISVEKTDTLQKTEQRSRPNQDVDQCKDDSSVHSQESVSSLTEQSSQNTKPVHDGYCPSCQMPFSLLLVQTPRWHVAECLDTPGSIGKECPDGLLCTSTIPSHYKRYSHFLLAASRAGDYLVNSSANALERKVTYSTAAKPSCSPSHAEETSQNEKPSNNVKNVPNDDCTLMVPSSPQMKSINIISESTSSFADVQKLQQTCQLTQTIDNSCKFEFYDFASSQESGTGEDLCSQKDTSQPSLLQSKADFSDCEISYSPLSTFEESEEETEEEEKKVKISQNKLFEVQNFEGEESNSVVFTTCDGVFLQQKPQYEHIKMGNFIIKKPHCEEVNTLNHLDHSVKTVSQSHMNSKFCNSACVDNQHQQEALASGSSFPFNCEEVEQPELISSAAKAGNTESEDTGACAWDSAYMSFTETSSLLVREGAGSLLTQKSNILRDPSNILTNTEKMTANAIEKTACQQSLQSVVKKEGNHNTAAVCFPSPISKTASSLSLASMNAKSSSAKELKQMDIGVFFGLKPKVKEESKGETRLSEGKQISSSVTPNGKRARQLKRKAEGSVEDVEAVIESSSKNGALADVSSGGQRRWRKKFKELPTTGEGTRKKHCPFYKKIPETGFTVDAFQYGEIEGCTAYFLTHFHSDHYCGLTKNFMFPIYCNKITGNLVKSKLGVKEQYIHVLPMDTECIVNGIKVLLLDANHGNVILHTGDFRADPSMERYPALIGQQVHTLYLDTTYCSPEYTFPSQQEVIQFAVNTAFETVTLNPRTLVVCGTYSIGKEKVFLAIAEVLGSKASVSRDKYKTLQCLESAAVNSLISVDWDGTLLHVLPMMQINFKGLQDHLNKFSENFDQVLAFKPTGWTYSDSCLSLVDIKPQTRGRITIYGIPYSEHSSYLEMKRFVQWLKPQKIIPTVNVGDWRARSLMEKHFRDWMIEGSRHKQI